In Rhodamnia argentea isolate NSW1041297 chromosome 5, ASM2092103v1, whole genome shotgun sequence, the DNA window CCATCATTGGATGCTGAATGCGAAAAGAAGAGCCCCACTATCCTCTAAATACATCCTCGAATCCACAGTCAAggccatccatccatccatccatccatccatcctcCCGTGTGTCTTAACCTCGTTTACTCCGAATATAATCTCTATCGATCCGGCGCCCCCCCACGTGCGTAATCACTGATCTTCCCTTGTAATTCGAAGTCTAATGTTCTAATCCGACCCGCGCGTCTTTTGGTttcactcttcttcttctgctttccGTCTCCTTCTAGTCTCTCGACCAGCCCCAACAATGGCGGCTCCTTCACTTCTCCCTCTGCTCCTCCCCTTCCTCCTTTTCCTCGCCTCCCCATATCTCTCCGCCTCCCACCGCTCGTTCCTCAAACTCCCCCTCCTCCACcgcccctccccctccccctccccctccccccgcCTTCTCCGTCGCAGCCCCTCCGCCAAGTACCCCGTCAAGTCCGGCGCCCCCTTCGGCGCCGGCCAGTACTTCGTCGTCCTCCACCTCGGCACCCCTCCCCAGCGCCTCCTCCTCGTCGTAGACACCGGCAGCGACCTCGTCTGGGCCCACTGCTCCTCCTGCTGCGGCGGGGACTGCTCCCGCCGAGCCCCCGGCTCCGCCTTCCTCGCCCGCTGCTCTTCCTCCTTCCGCCCCAACCACTGCTACTCCCCCTCCTGCCGCCTCgtcccccgcccccccccctcGCGCTGCAACCGCACCCACCTTCACAGCGCGTGCCGCTACGAGTACACCTACTCCGACGGCTCCCTGTCGAGCGGGTTCTTCTCCAGAGAGACCGTCGCCCTGAACACGACAAGAGCCGAGACCGAGACGGCGGCGAGGCTCAAGGGGCTTGCCTTCGGCTGCGGGTTCCGGGTGTCGGGTCCGAGTGTAACCGGGTCGAGCTTCAATGGGGCCCAGGGAGTCATGGGCCTAGGCCGTGGGCCCATCTCATTCTCCTCCCAGCTCGGTCGCCGCATTGGCAGCAGCAAGTTCTCCTACTGCCTCATGGActacactctctctcctccgccCACCAGCTACCTCATCATCGGCGACGGTCCCAGAGAAGAGAACGCAACCTCCTCCTCCCTCGCGTTCACTCCGCTGCTTGCCAACCCCCTCTTGCCCACGTTCTACTACGTGGGCATCAAGCGCGTGTACGTCGACGGCGAGCGGCTGCCCATCGACCCCTCCGTCTGGTCCCTCGACGAGCGCGGCAACGGCGGCACCATCGTCGACTCCGGCACGACCCTCACGTTCCTGGCGGAGCCGGGATACCGCCGTATCCTAGCGGCAATGAGACGGCGTGTGGGGCTGCCGGAGGCGGAGAGGGTGCCGCCTGGATTCGACCTGTGCGTGAACGTGACTGGGGTCCGGCGGCCGAGGCTGCCGAGGCTGAGCTTCGAGATGGTGGGGGAAGCGGTGTTCTCGCCGCCGGCGAGGAATTACTTCATAGAGGTGGCGGAGGGGGTGAGGTGCCTGGCGGTGCGGCCGGCGGAGACGGAGGGCGGTGGTTCCTCGGTTATAGGGAATGTGATGCAGCAGGGGTTCCTGTGGGAGTTCGATGGGGACAGGTCGCGGCTCGGCTTTTCACGTCGCGGCTGTGCCGCGTCGTGACTCGCgagtgggggagggggggactGAGTTCGGGCCCGTGTTTCATGTTTGGTGGGTTGTGGGATTGGActgcaaaatgatttcttctgatttttcgataTTCTTTTTATCACTTTTTCGTTTTCTCTTACGGTCGTAAATTCGTGCGATTGGACGCCACTTGTAACGTGAAATCTTCCTGTATTATTCATAAACTCTATAATTCCTTACCGGGTCCATTTTCAATTAGCGGTCATTGAGATTCTTTGGACACGGAATGGATCTTGAAGTACTATTTCTGCAACCCCTTGACCAAATCCACTCACGTTAGGATTACTTGTTAATGGCCCTTTGATCGTATTCTgctaaaaaaaggtaaaataaaatGCATAAGGAGAGAGCAATAGATTAGACCTACCTATATGAATAGAGTATCTGGCCTAGTTAGGGATAAATAATATCCAGACACAATACAAATACATTGATCTTAGTAAAATGTGCTTTAGATGCAtgtggtttcattttttttttctaacagataaaaaatgaaatactaaaaaaatatatgaacacATAAGCAGGTAAAGAGTACATGTATTGAGTTATTAAAGAAGTAATAACACCTAAAAAGGCTAGAGCAAAGCCTAATTGAAAACGACCGTATGTATGATGATTTACTTCACGGGCGAGGTCTACGGTTCAAGTCCAGAATGGCCCAGCTGCACACACGAGAAGGGCTTGTGCAGCTGCAGCAGGATTTGAAAAGGGAATCAATCGTGACttcgttcttttgtttttccctccaAGAAATATGTGAATTAtttgttttcacttttaatttttatcgTAGGTGCAATGAAACGGGCTTTAAAGACTATATCTACGGTTTCTTGTTCTCAAGCACGGCAAAAGTTGTTGTGAGAAGCATGGATGGTcggataagttaaaaaaaaaatcgtccaTCATTGGATGGTGAGCATAAGCCGACAGTCggttcaaaattttttgttgcCAATCATCATGCAAGATAGCGCGACCTGGTATAAAAAGGTCTTAGCCAGGGATGATTAGTATCGAGGTGGGCCAATTTCCACTCTAAAATTGATAACCGTCCACAAAATGCATGTTCCACAAATTGGGAACTACGAACTGCATAGTGGTTCTTAGACTCAGCTAGGAACCAAACTACGGATTCGATTCGATTTCAAGGTGGGTTCATAGAACCGTTTATTGCACAACATTTGCTAACCTTCGCCATGTGCGCATTACGCCCCGTCTATTGCACAACATCTGCTAACCTTCACCATGTCCCCATTACGCCCCCTCGTCACCTTCCTTCTCCTCCTGTGCTCCGCCGCTGTATCCGCCCACAAATCACCGACATCTTGGAGGGCTTTCTCGACCAAGCTAGCCGACCAGATCGATAATTACCATCCTCGCCCTCGACAACGACGCCATGTCCACTCTCGCTCACAAAAAGCCCCTCTTTGTCATCAAGAACAAGCTCACCATCCACATCGTCCTCAACTAATTCGACTCCCAGAAGCTCAACCAAATCCCCAAGGGCTCCACCCTCTTCACCACTCTGTACCAGACCACGGCAATCCACTCTCTCCTGAGCGGTGAGCGAGGTTACAACTTGTGAGCTCCGGGAGAGACTTATAGAGCAAGATTGCGAGAGAGACAACGAGAGAGCAATTTGCGAGAGAGACTTAGAGAGCGAGTCTGCGAGATATGAGAGGAATTAGGGTTTTTAGAGAGAAACCGTAAGGACTGAAGAGTGTGAAAGCTGGAATTAGGGATTTGAAAACATGAAAATTAAGGTCTAGTCTGGATGGCTCTGGTGAATGGTTTGACACCTAAAATCGGTACTCAGCGGTTCCAATTATTGGCACTAGGAGCCGGACCGGTTTCACGAGAACCGCCCAGAATCGATCGGTTCGGACTGTTCCCACTCTGGTTCTTTTGCACATCTCTAGCCTTAGGTGTACTTATATGTCATGTTTGATAATGAGTAGAAACTTATCGCTTCATGTTATAGATCAACTTTCAATATACTTCACATCACGTCTAAACAAAACACTAGCAAACTATAAGCCCGCCATAGGACATACTAACAACTTTACcttaatatttaaaattgattgaTAAGATTAGTCCGAGATTCTAATATAGGATGTAAAAATGATATGAAACTCTTAGGTAAAGTGATATAATGTAACAAACAAAACTCCAAAGTAAGTAGTAATGTTTGTGGCTgaaattttataacaaaaagACACGTTTTTCCCACGGGCGGTGCCTCTGGAGATTGGGGCTGGCGTAGGCCCGGCTTGAGTCCACCCAAGTGGGCCAGGACCGCCTAATTGCCAAGTCTACTTCGTACTCCTCTGttaaaccttttaaaaaaaaaatacatttgtcttttcaaattatttgctCTATTCCGCAAATGTACTTATTCGGATTAATTTTGTTTTGCCTAATTTAAACTTTGCGATCAACGGATTTTGGCGTTTTCCGTGTCCGAAACTCACGAAACTATCACATCCCTAAAACATCGACATGCACATTTACACAATTTTCATTGTTTTATGAAATCCGagcaatattttgaaaaatttaggaggATAGTAAGGTTTACATTTATCGCGTTGCCCCTAGGGTTTATATCTTTGtttgctaaaagaagaagactacTGCACTTTCTATTTTGGTACAATCGATGATCGGTTCGGTGTGAAAAGACATATGTCGATGTATATAGGTAACAGGTAATAGATcgaaatataaattattgtgggATAAATCTCATTATAAAAACTATACACTTAAAACAAACTAAAAAGAGTTATTtagcaaacaaagaaaaaatcattaatatAAATAATCGGAGTCATGCTCATGAGATTTTGATATTTGCATAATATGAATAAGTTCAACGCATCGAAATTCATTCATAATTATCACGAAAGCTCTAATAATTATATACGTATTTATATATGTTTTATaaatattaatgaaataaaGCTTTCCCAATGCAGGGAGCTCGATGCCCTGCCCCGGCCTTAGATGAGGCAATGATGGAGCTAAGCTCCGCCTCACAGGGCAGGGTCCGGAAAAGCGATCCCTGGCCTCGCCCCACTCTTAAGGTTAAAGCAAAGACATGGAGACATATGGACCTGCATTGGAAATCCATATCTAGATCTACATTTACCGATATTGGCGAAGAAAATCGGGATAAATAATTAATAGGGTTGGATATTAATCAAAATCGGGAATTGGCTTAAGTTGGCTCAACTATGTCGGCATGGTGAGTCATTTAATTTGCACAACTATGTCTCAACCCTTGGCAACAAAAAGTACAGATCCGCATCAAGTCGCGCCACGCTCATCTCATCAAGAGCCCACCATTCTTTGGAGCCCTCACAATTTTTCCACTTGCTTTTTCTAAACACATTAAATGCGGAAATTAGCGAGATTCCCGATCGATCTCTTGACGGAGTATTTAGGCTCCGGAGAaatgaataattcgaaaaatattttattaaaaacgATCACCCGTGtagtttgaaataaatagttaaatgatgaaaatactttcGATTCATTCACTTTACAATCGACCTActgcttttcaaattttttttttttaaatagttcaCTTCTCAAGAAGGAAgtaaacaaacagagcctaagtcTTCTTTAGaagtcttcatttttttcttttaaaattttttttaacagagCTAGAATCAGATCGATTCTCTAAATACCTTTTCGAATATTCCCGGCTATTTATGGAACGTTGAATCTGATCACAAGTGgaaattgagattgagaggcCATCAGAAAAATTCGGAGTTAGATCTGTCTTGTCACGACATAAGTCGGCATCGACATAAGTCCATTAAatgatctctctttctctctctctctctatctctaaaaAGTGATGTTGGGGGGGCTGCAATTGCTGTGGAGACAGCTGTCGATATGGGAGTGAAGCTCGGGCTGTCATTTAATTCCCCCACTCCCATGAATCCCCCCCACCATGTCGCTCTCCGCCCCTCTTTCACAAAGATCCGGAATTTGACAGATTTGGAAAAAGAGGCAACCCTTTCGCAATCTGAAACGAGGGCAGCGGGGACTACCGACATTAGAAACTGTTGAACAATAGTTACATCAGATCACGCAGCTAAAAGCAATTACGCAAACTCGACTCATCCCGATGTGCTTATCTCGTGCTGGGTCGAGGATCCATGGATTAAGGTTATCGCGGGTCTGATCGGCTGCCCCGTAGGTTCTAACCTCGGAGGCCAATGCCGTCCCCCACCCGATGCGAGCCGACACCGAGTACGATCGACGTTGTGTAGACCGAGATCTGAATACAGCAGCTATTAGTTACCCTGGTTGAGGGTAGTAAAGCCCATGGACTATTGAAGCTTAAGCAAAGTAAAAGAAGAGCGGTTGAGAAATAAACTAGTTCGAGCTACACATCATAATGGCAAGTAAAttgcaatttgaaaattttcaaatgtctAAAACGCATGAGAAATCCGATctcattaaaaaatgaaaaaaaaaagcagcaccATTAAAAATCGGATATCGCACCAAGCGCTATAATTttaaacaagaaaggaaaacgCGAATAAAATGTCAACGAATTAACGACGCTCCGACTTTTAATATGGTGCAGTTCAACCTTAActtttagtgaaaaaaaaaaaaagtgacacttCGATGACATGTTTTAGATTATGCATTTCTCAAACATACTACATGTATCTTATTAGCTAATGAGAAGCCCACCATTTTGGCCGTTCCGATTCTCAACCATAATGATTCAAGACATACGAGAAAAGATCATCCGCATGTCGGGTCAAGATTATTTACATCGTACATTCGTAGCCCTCTcctcttttcccaaaaaaaaaaaaaaaaaactcttggcATGTGCCATCTCATTGATCTCAGACAATTTTGGTTCAGGCAATGATGGATTCTGGTTCGGTTGGCCAAGGCATCTATGTGGAATATGTTTCGGACTGTTTTGCACGTGAGCCGAAGGGGATGAAGTGTGACTAACCATTGGCAAAGCTAATAATTGTGTGTGTGGTACAGTCTTCTCAGGGGGGAGTAAGTGAAGATCAagaggtttttttcttcttttctttgttcttttttcacttggaggttgaagaagagaGTAAAAGTTGTGAGTACAATTGCAACCGAGATAAAGGGTCTTGACTTTTTAGAGGAACCAACCAAGAGCATGGATGGAATAATGTGCGGGAGGAAAAAGAAGTTGTGGTCAGAGAGAAAGAGTTTAGAAAGTTCTCGCTGTGAGCAAATTCGTGGTTCTAATTTTTGGTTCGACTTGTTCTCGTTATCATAGCGAATTGCGTTTGCAACCGAGACCGAGAACTTCCGAATGCCGATGAAATAGCGACGTAAGGAATGAGAATTGAAGTTAAGTCCTAGATCGGTTTATACTGTTGagtagaaaaaaataagaataaaacaAGCTAATGGAAAGATGATTTGAATGCGACCCGTAGTAACGGACACAAGTAGATGGATAATTATTTTGAATCGGGTCGGGGCGAAAAAGCCCAAATAATTTTAAGAGCCGGGCCGGGCCTTGCTGGCTGTCCAGTGGGCGGGCCTCGTCCGGGAGGCCCAAGCCCACCCAGTGATCAGGTCTTAACTTTTTAAGATGTTGAGGGAGAGAATGGAAAACCACATAAATTGACCGGACCGGAAAAAGGAACACAGAAACTCGcgccacttctctctctctatctatcccCATTTCGCTTTCTTCAGTCTCTGTCCACCTCGCCGTCACGCCGTCGTCGTCATCCTCAAGgttgctcctctctctctctctctctctctctcgctcttatTCGGTCAAGGGATTTTCGAGTTTCAGCAGAAAAGAACAACGTAGCATCACTGAATTTTCGGAGTTTCTTCCCTTGATCACAGTACTTGCTATTGACGTTCGATATGGCGTTTGCGCTCTTTTATTTTGCTGATTTTGTTGCAGTTATTTTAAAATTCCAATGGAGATTGGCGAGGAGGATTATGAAGTGGAGCCGCTGAGAGACCTTCATATTGGTGATGGTGTTGATGATGAAGTGTAGGAGCGGTTAACTTTAGGTTTTGTAGAGATGCCGAGAAGCAAATGGTCCCTGGCTCGGCAACTCTTCCCTAGCAAAGCTGGTGGGGTTCCGGTGCCTTTTACTTTTGAAGAATTCTCCCCTTTTCTATTAATTTGTCATTCTTTGCACCAGCTTTTAATAAGCATCTTTGAATGATTTTCTCAATAGTTAGATATGAAATCAAGTAGCATCTTTCAATGGACAAGTTCTTGGTATTCAGTAAAAAGAATTAGGAACTTCAAATTGTTCAAGTTTTATGTTTAAAACTGTGGTTTATGGTATTTTGCCTGAATGCAGGCTTGGTTGGATCCCCATAATCTGCCATCTGGTCAATCTCGCCTGTGCGACGAATGTGGAGAACGTTTGCAAGTTTAGCTTCAGGTATGCTTTGTTCCTTTGCTCTGTATGAGTTTCTATACAGCATGTGTCAAGCGTTAAATCTCCTATTAACTGTTGTGAGGATCTTTGTATGATTGTCGATTGCAGTTCTATTACTTGTTCATTCTTAACCGTTCCTGGGCTATCTTTTTTGTTGACTTGCATATTCTTTTCAAGACAGTGTATTCACTTGTGTTTTAATCACATGCATGTGTGTGGAGAATATGCATGTACTAGATGGAGTATTCGTATTTTGTTGGCGGCATAGTGACCGGTGTCCTCCTCTCAATAAattatcttattttttgtttctgtttcctTTGTGAGCATGTAACCAATGAAAGAAGCTTCATTTCTATTGTTTGCCTAATTTATAAGCTCTCAATTGTAGTGTCTTAATTTGGTTGGTTGTGCCGTTTAGATAGATGtttatgcattttcttttttattgcgATGTTCTTAGGTATATGCACCGACCTCCGATCGAGAATCCACATTTCATCGTACATTATATTTGTTCGCATGTCCGTCGATGTCTTGTCTTCGTCGCGATAAATATGAACTATGGAGGCGACCTGTAGTAAATGCTTCTAGAAGGTACTTTTCAATGGTCTTAATCCGGCAAGCCCCATTTTCGGTTTATTATTTGTACACTCGCCTCTCATTCTTTTGGTCCTCTGGTAGTATTCAAGTGTGAAGGTTTTTCGTTCTCAATTGCCCCGTGACAATCCCTTCTACTCAAGTAAAGCCCCATGGCATGATGGGAGTGATAAACCCTTAGGGCATGGAGGCAGCTTTTTGTGTCTTTTTCCAGTCAGTGTTTACGTTTCAATTGTCTTTGGAAGTGGATGGAATACTTATGACAGTGCGCAGACATAGGAGCAGATGAATATGCTGTCCTCTGTTTTTTTATCAGTTTAAGCCGTCTTTGTTTAATCGTTGACTTTGTGACTTGGGTCCTGTTATTGTCTGCAAGGGCGTAAATATAAAGAGTGAACTCATTGTGATGGGTTTTTGGGCTATTTGTTTGTTGCGTCTGATTAGTCTCTCAGTAATTACAGTACTGTTCCTTCTCGTTTTGGCCAAAATTATGGTACTGTTGTTGAGCAGCTCTACTTTGTGACTGGTGAGGAACATGGAAAGGAGATCAAGTGTGGTAGTTGCAGAGAAGCACGATACTGCTCTAGAAGACATCAGGTTCTAGGTTATCAGCTCCTTATACACATTCACCGCCGATCCGATGTTTCTCGTAACACCTTTTGTTTTTCACCTGCAGGCCATGCATTCATGCTCGAGACATAGAATTACCTGCCAAAATAGTAGCAAAAATGTGGGAACCTCATCAGCAGAAGAGCAGAAACGTGAGCAACTATTTTAGACATCTTAGAATAAATTATACCAACGCTGTAGCCTAGGCGCTTGGATGTGTGCCTCTTAGGTCTCACGAACTTTCCATCTTCATATGCACAGTTGTTTGTATGAGTTACTCTGTTTCAACAGTTGTATAAGTGTTTTCTTTCGGTCACGTTGGCATAGGAGGGGTCTTATTGGAGTAATTCATACAGGCCTTAGTCTGTGGCTTGCCTGAGATATATGTAGTTATCTAGCTGTGACAAGTTTGGTCTCTAGTCTTATGCTTGATGTGGAAAATGAACTCAACATCATTATTTAACTCCCGGTATCTATTTCTGGAATTTTAGAATGTTAACTTCTCTACATTGTATTCTGCAAACGGCTGCGAGCCGGAGTCTGTGGCCTGAATGCGAGATCATTAATGAAGATGGGGGTGAATATGATGTGTGTATGTTTGCTGATGACGGAGGCCAGATGGATGACACAACATATTCACTTATTGATAGGATGCATGTATGATTACACTGTTGTCACTGAGAATTGTCTCTTCTAAAAATATTCACTTGCTTTATCCTGTGCCTTTTTCTGCGAGCAGGGTTACAGTGGCACGAGGAGTTGGGGCAACTTTCAAGAATGCCTTGCCACGGGCGCCCGAGCAAGTTTTAAGGTTATTTGAGCCAAACTGTAATGAATTCTTTTAAAATCCATGAATTCTTTAATGAGGATATGCATATTGGGTATGTATGTTGGGTATGCATATTGCGTACTCTACCGGATGGAAAACACTTTCTGCGATGTCCAAGAAAGGCCCACCAGGTTTTTAGAGTCATGATGTATTGGCAACATTTCTGGGACATGAGTTGTGATGTGATGTGATGCCATTTTCAAGTGGAAATCAGATTGGTTAGACATGTATCAACTCAATGTCTGAAAGTGGCCTGTGCATCATTCATAGTGAAAGTCGCCAAGTCTAGTCAGTCGCATTACTGTTTCGACACTTCGAAACCGCTTTGGCATAATTTCTTACCGTCCATCCTAGAACCATATCTGCTGTTTCTCTTTCCTCTCCCTCAGTCTGAAACAAGAATGGTTTTGTTTTATTTCGTAAATCTGAAATTCCCCAAGCTTAATTGTGTATTCTACATGTAATGAACAGGTAGTGTTGAAGTGTCCACTCTAGGGCCCTGTGGCCTATGTCAATTGGTCAGCCATTGGCAGCTAATATTCCTCATTGCAGCTATTGTGGAGAGCCCCGGTGTTTCGAATTTCAGGTTGTCGTAATGTGCAGTCGCCGAAACGTCTCTGTCATTTTACCATGATGTGCATCTTAGAACTCTTATTTGTGTATGATGCAGTGGACGACCATTTGATTACTGCCCTCTATTTATTAGGTCTTGCCTCAGCTTCTGCACTTTTTCGGCATGAAGAACAATG includes these proteins:
- the LOC115752191 gene encoding aspartyl protease family protein 2, which translates into the protein MAAPSLLPLLLPFLLFLASPYLSASHRSFLKLPLLHRPSPSPSPSPRLLRRSPSAKYPVKSGAPFGAGQYFVVLHLGTPPQRLLLVVDTGSDLVWAHCSSCCGGDCSRRAPGSAFLARCSSSFRPNHCYSPSCRLVPRPPPSRCNRTHLHSACRYEYTYSDGSLSSGFFSRETVALNTTRAETETAARLKGLAFGCGFRVSGPSVTGSSFNGAQGVMGLGRGPISFSSQLGRRIGSSKFSYCLMDYTLSPPPTSYLIIGDGPREENATSSSLAFTPLLANPLLPTFYYVGIKRVYVDGERLPIDPSVWSLDERGNGGTIVDSGTTLTFLAEPGYRRILAAMRRRVGLPEAERVPPGFDLCVNVTGVRRPRLPRLSFEMVGEAVFSPPARNYFIEVAEGVRCLAVRPAETEGGGSSVIGNVMQQGFLWEFDGDRSRLGFSRRGCAAS